The following is a genomic window from Aquila chrysaetos chrysaetos chromosome 2, bAquChr1.4, whole genome shotgun sequence.
TTGGTTTGCCAAATGGACTTGATGGGTGGTCATTTTTTGCTGTATATGATGGGCACGCTGGATCACAGGTTGCCAAGTACTGCTGTGAGCATTTATTAGATCACATCACGAGCAACCAGGATTTTAAAGGGCCAGATGGGCCACCATCTGTGGAAAGTGTAAAGAGCGGCATCAGAACAGGTTTTCTGCAAATTGATGAACACATGAGAGTCATCTCTGAGAAGAAACATGGCGCAGACAGAAGTGGGTCAACAGCTGTGGGTGTCATGATTTCTCCCCAACATACATACTTCATCAACTGTGGAGACTCGAGAGGTTTACTTTGTAGAAACAGGAAGGTTCACTTCTTCACACAGGATCACAAACCAAGTAATCCACTGGAGAAAGAGCGTATACAGAATGCAGGTGGCTCTGTAATGATTCAGCGTGTGAATGGCTCTCTTGCTGTTTCAAGGGCACTTGGGGACTTTGATTACAAATGTGTCCATGGGAAAGGTCCTACAGAACAGCTAGTCTCACCTGAGCCTGAAGTTTATGAAATTGAGAGATCAGAAGATGATGATCAGTTCATCATACTGGCCTGCGACGGTATCTGGGATGTTATGGGAAATGAAGAGCTGTGTGACTTTGTAAGATCCAGACTTGAAGTCACTGATGACCTTGAGAAAGTTTGCAATGAGATAGTTGACACCTGCTTGTACAAGGTAGCCAGACTTGAGAGAAGAAGTTTACTGTGTTTTCACTATTAGAAGTTTATGAACAAGTTAAGAATAAGTTTTGATTCCAGTCTATAAGTATCCGATGGTTTATGTTAACATGACTTTGACAGTCATTACCATGATTCCCACAAAAATGGTGATAGAGAGGGATCAAACACACAACAGAAACAGTATGACTTTGTGGGTGGTTTCGGTTAATGAAGAGTTTAAAATCATGTACAGATACGTTGTGATCATTGGGAAACTAGAAGCTGATGGGAATTTATGGGCAAGCTAAGGACAGTAACTgcccttttctgtttcacaacATACTTTACAAAACCTTAACTCTTAAGACTTAAATCAAGCTAGAGAATATTCTTTCCCTTCCTGATCTTCCTATGCTTTCTTGGGCAAATAGTAGTAACATAACTGTCATAATTATACCAAGATAAATGCAGAATGAATGAACCTTGACTTcatattttgcagtttaaaatttcttcttgacTATACAAAGATCTGACTTCCTAAGTTAGTTTTTATTCTGGTTTAATTACTATATTTTTTATTCAATGTTGTGTGATACAGCTCTGAAACTAGCTCAAGTAGAAGAAGATGGGactggtttttttaacaaatctgTGTAATTTTGTCTACAATAACTTCTACTTTGTATTAGTAAGTTGTAGGATGGTACAGTTACGGAAGAGATTTGAACTATTGAGTTTCATAGCTTGACACTTAATTTTCCAAAGGCAAGCTGTAAGTCATAATGTAAAAAAGCCAACATTTTTGATACTAAAGACACAAGACAGCATCTCCAGTCTTGCCACATGACTAACAAGGTCATTGTTTCCCTAttggaaaaatgtaattgctttcCAACACTTTGGCAGATTGataatgcatatatttttgcTTACAATTTTTGTCTGGTAGTCCTGAAAACAAATACCAGGGAAGGAACAGTGGCTTGTGGATGCTGTAAGCTTTGCAGTAGCCCACTGTCAGCACCTCCCCATATGCCCATATACTCTTGTTTTAAACACTGGCTTGTTCTTGATCTAGCTTACTTCAGTGGATTTAATTGGTGTTAAAAGTTAAGCATGTGGATGCATGTTTGTAGACCAGAGCACAAGGGTATTGAAAGTAAACCAAACAGTTACTTTTCATAAGCAgaatgtgtttgtattttaaggTATTCAAGTATTAGGGTTCTGTTTAGTTggagtttttaaatgtttccatttcaaagAATGCTTTTGTAAAGGCCTGGGCCCCTTCCAGCTGGTCTTGTAACACATTCTCTCACTtgcaacttttcttttaaaaaaaaggggggaaaaaaacccctaatagCTATGATTTTAGGCAGAAGCACTGTCTGAATTCAGCACCTCCCTACTTAGTGCTTTTAAGCAGTAATGGTTTTGTTTACCCATCTAATATTCAGCTGTTTTCCCAAAATTATTAGATAGTACTTAAAACAAGATGGAACACAACTTTGTAATTACACATTGCTTGTTAGTAATGTCAGTTTTTAAGAGACAATGGGCTGTCTGTAATTGGCTCCATATAGTCTTTAGACCATGAAAGAGGGAAGAACAAAGTGACTTAAAAGTTGTACTGAATGAATGGGCAGACTTCTGGAATTCTCTAAGGGTGTGGGGGGAAGTTAAGGCTAATGATAATATTAATCCATAGTAGTAGAAGTTGTATTCTAATACCATATGATTTGTGAATTTTTGTGTGTAAAATGCTTTGATGTGTATTTAGCCTGGTGTGTATACattctcaaataattttttcttttccaccagGGAAGTCGAGACAACATGAGTGTGATATTGATCTGTTTTCCGAATGCACCAAAGGTATCACCAGAGGCGGTGAAAAGAGAGGCAGAGTTGGACAAGTACCTGGAAAGCAGAGTAGAAGGtggatcatttaaaaaaaaataagtaactttGTTTCTAAACAGACCCCCTGgcccccttccccttccaaCAACTAAACTCTTAACACATACAGGCTTTTTAATAGACCTTCAAGTGCCCTTGGCCATCTAGTGTACATCTCTGAAAAAGGCACTCATATAGTCCTGATGTATGTCCTGAAAAAATTCGGCTGTGAAAGTGCAGCAGCCTATAGCCCTGAAAATTATTCAGGTGGcagagaaataattcatttgTGCTCAGTGTTCTTCATGAGTCTGCTGACGGTGCAAACTTCGGACCAGTAAATCCTGGTTCCTGTTATATGGAGTTAAATGAAATAATCAGAATATCTTGCAAAATGTCTGTGAAGATGGTAATTTGAGTGCCATTTTTCTATGTAGTTATGTACGAATTACTTAGCCATAATATTTTGTTATCCAATTATGGTAGGGTTACAGCTTGATTACTGCCATCTTTAAGGCAGTTGCTAACGTATTTACTTATTTGAAAGTACATCAGAAATTTGTCAAAGCTAATCTTTAAGCATTCATGATGAACAAAAGCTGGGAGCTCATCTTACTGTgtcaaaattttgctttaaatttgtattttgggaGTTCTTTAACTTTAGACTGAAACTGCAAGTCTTAGGCATTTTGGGTCACCTAACTAAAAATGATATTTGAAAtcaatttgctttaaaagattTATCATTAAAACTGGATTTATAGTGCCttttggtatttaaaaacaaccacAGCTTGGAGTTTGTTTATGAAACATAAGACATGCTGTATGCATTGTTTGCATAGGTTAAGTCTATTTTTGAAGTGGGCTTCTCTAGACCTATATGTTACAAGTCTAGTTATGTGTATATACTCCCAAGAATCCTTAATAGCACACAGGGCACGATACACAAGAGTTATTCACAACTGTGGTATCAGTGATTAGTAAGTTAGAGGAATATATtgtgcactttttttcctccttaactTGCATGAAGATAACACAGTGCAGCTTCAGAAATTTCAGAGAGAACTTGCCTACATGGGAATTCTGAGTTCAGACAAATTAATGTGCAATTTTAAAGCACTTACTACCCGTGTAGGTGCTCCTTCAGAAAGTAGCAGCTTTTTGAAAGGCCTCATTCGCAAGGTCTTGGCAAACTACATCTGTTCTGCCCCTGAACAAACGTCCAGACAGACATTTCCGTGTTTTAATCTAACACTTGCCTAATAGGAGAAGTTGGTACACAGTAAGCAATAGTGTGAATCTTTTTGACAGTGTAGCAGGAATATCCAAGTGCATGGTAACACTGCATGAGTTAAGTGTCAGATggctttctgcatttcaaagcagTGAGCGGTTTTGCACCAGGCTTTTGAAGAGCTTACTGTGTATGCCCACTCACAGAACTGGTGAAGAACAAGTATGCTGTAAATTCACACATTAATTTACAGCATGCTAACTCTCCTAATTTGGGCAAGTATTACCTTTGTATCTTAGATACTTTGTCTGAGTTCAGACAAACCCATGACCtagaatatgaaaatatgttCAAGTTAAGGCTGGCCTCATTGTACCCCAGGAATATTACAATGAGGAAAGGTGACATTTTTGTACAGACacttcattttataaatgaagaACCTAAACACTGGAACTGCATGTTATTATGGTACATACAATGAATTTGGCTGCCAGTACTTTGCAtttatacaaatacaaaatttcagGAATGAGCTAAGTGTCATACTTGCATAGAGACAGAAGGGTTCTGTATGTAGTTATAAAGCACTTTAATACTAATTTAATGGGATGATGTCTGAACAACTTGAGGAAATACATTGTACTTCCCCTCAAGggtctttgcttcttttttagaGTTGTCTTCAATCTTTTGTCTATTGTTGCACAAAGATATTATCTAAATTAATGAATATGTAGTAAACACTATTCAACCCAGCAGTGATTTGTATCAGCTGTGTGCAGAATTTGGCCTTACTCATGAGGGACATTGAGAGGCTGAACTGAAGGAGAACTTCAAGAACAGAAGTTGATTAACTTTGTTACATTTAACTTCATAATTCTTAGGCAGTTAAATTGTCTCCTGGTGTAAATGGATAATGCAGTACTGGCTTGTAAGGTAGGACTGCTACAGCATCTGAAACTTTCAACACTACAGTGAATAATCTTGCTGTTATCCTAGGATACTTTAAGAATGGTAGTGCTTAACTTTAAAAGCCTAATCTTCAGCTGAAGTAACTAGAAAATTTTTATAAAGAGTACTTTTAGAATGATCTTACTAATCTGTAGTATcaatttaaagttaaaattcattaaaatgggAACTTGGTGAAAATGcatattatgtatttttatgcacTTCCGTACTCATTGTAGTCCAACAAGTAATAAGATTTAATGCTTActaatgtgcatttttttctggttgtaCATTTATTCCCTCAGCCCAGAATATACCTTAAGATATATTAAGAAGTAGTTAAGAAGTGCAAACTTTAAGACTGACTAGGGCATAGTACTTATGGTCATCTTGAATAAGGAGAGAcgattcagatttttaaaaatgtagaaagtTTTCTACTTACCATGCCACGTAGGACACACCTTTTACTAATTTTGATGTGTTTGTGGTCCAGATTCATAGCTACAGTAAGTAATAATGGAAGAAGAAGCAAGTGTGGAGAAGCATCTCTGGGCCATTACTTGCAATAAATCAGTGTTACTCCTAAAATGTCATGTGAACTTCATGATAGAAGTAATCGGTCATTCCAAAATGTGTTGCTGTTATTTGCACTAATATGTGTTATTGATGTGTTGACTCTAAAAAGAAACTTGtctaagctttttttctgttctcagttttttacataaaaacattCCGTAATAGATAAACCTTGCAATATTTATACCTAGATAgagataaataattttaagttaGCTGTTACATGTTCCTTCCcatattttcacaaaatcaaagctctggcttttttttaaactttgtgtGGAATTCCCTTTCAGAATATGAAAAAGCAGATATGTTTTGAATCCTTTATTTTAGGGTTGTAAGTACATTTTTCCAGTACTTGATGCCATGAAAATGTGTAGAAggtttaaaagtaaattaaagatTGGGGGCAGGGTTGTAAGATGTATTGAAAGAAGGTAATTCCAATAAATTAAACACAGCTAGCAGGCCGACTCCATTTGTTGTGTCTTCAGTGTTCATTCAGTCTGTATCTATAGTTTtatcaaaatataaatgtattcaTTTAGTGGAGACTGTATGTTAAATGTACTGCAGTTACAGGTTGTGAAACTGTGTAGTATAGGTAAACtataaattccttatttttgtaCAGCAGAACTTTAGCACTAGCACAATGTAGAATATACTAGATGTTCAAAATTGCACAATAAAGGAACTTGGCAAACCAAATCTGAGATCTTTGCTTCTTATTCAGATTTAAGAGTGTtagattatttatttactaaatACTAGATGGTAAAATGAATTTTGGCTATAGATTTTGAGGAAATGGCAAGTTTTTGAGGTGTCTATGGTGTGTGGtgtcatgtatttaaaatgtaggCTTTGAAGTAAACAGCTTAAAGCTTTGTGTTGCAGAGTTTGACATTGGTTAAGGGCTAGACAGTGCTTCCACTGTACCTTGCAAATAATTTACATGGCCTGACTGCAAAATAGAGCTGATGCTTTTTGTAAACACACACAGCCCTGAAAAACTATTACATGcacaaaaagtaatttacaattgttggttttaattttttaactagAAAGGACTGGATCCATGTTGGCTTTAAAAGGTTTTAACGTGCCTTGTCTCGCTAATGCAATTATAAAATGGAAACTTGGTATGCTTTTCTGGAATTATCATTTAGGGCAAAAACTGAATGCTagagtatttttcaaaagtggtACTGATGAATTCCAGCTACTCTTCAAGCTGTGTAAATGCTTTATTACATGAAGAATAGTGTACATGTACATATGTggatgtatatgtatatgtatgcacatatgTACACGTTATTGTATGTGTGCTGCAGTATTCACTTGAAGATCAACAGCGCCAGGTCTTAATAATTCTTATCTCTTACAATTTCTAAGAGCTCATGTTTACAGAGAAGTCGAtgagatgcattttaaaaaatgtgcttGTTCCTGAAATTTCATAAAATCCCTATTTAAAGAGTGACTCTTCAGGGGTGGTATGGTCTGAAATCTCTTGAGTTCAAATAAAATTGTGTGCTTAtgacttggaaaaaacaaacaaacataaataaaataaaaaaaaccctggccTAAGAGTAAAGTTAAAGAATGAATTTCTTAGCAAATGTGACTGTGACTACAGTACAGATTCTTTTCACCCAGAAGTTGGAGTGGATCAACTTTAAGTAACTGCCCAATATCCACATATCCCTTAAGTGAGTTGAGGGTGGAACTGTCTTTTAGATGTAATGTCCCTGGCTTTTAATCTGTATGTAATAGTTCTTAAACTTTGCATGTTGCTGTAATGCAGTAAGGTACAAGTATTGGCTAATATACATACAGCCATgggagttatttttaatatgtctaaccttttgtttcttgaaaatattaTGCTTTCTATGATGGCGATAATCTTTTATCTTCTGTTGCAGCGATAAAGCTGATGATAATATGTCTCATGCCCAGGGATTTTTGTTGGGAAGATATTACATCTTCTATTATATCTAATGTATAGCAGGAAAGCcattaaagaattttttcccacttttattAGGTAGCTGTGTATTTCTAAAACCAGTGTGCATGTTAACAGTGAGCAGTATGTCTTTGTCAAATCTGTTACAGGTTCTTTTTCTTATGGAACCAAAGTTAACATTTACCGTGTTGAATATGGtctgtcatcttttctttttttttaatatatatatattaagaGAAGTTAAGCTACCTTTTTATAAAACTGAGTGTTTCAATCTTTTTAAGTTAAATTTGGACTGCACTTACAAAAAAAGTACTTCTGATTCCCAGAGATCATAAAGAAGCAGGGTGAAGGAGTCCCAGACTTAGTCCACGTGATGCGTACGTTAGCAACTGAGAGCATCCCAAACCTCCCGCCAGGGGGTGAATTGGCAAGCAAGTGAGTTCTCATCAGTGTAAATGTGGTTTTTGATTTAAATCAAAACTTAACTGTAAGGCCACTCTTAAAagtgggggggagggaagaggggtaCAGGACAAAAGGTGGTgatctgttttctgatttttattactCAGTTGTtctgaatgaaaaggaaaagcataagAACAGAGTTAATTGAATCACTACTAAAATTAAATGTCAAACTGTAGTTTTGGGAAGGACTGAGGGTTTTTAAGGGTGGCCTGAGTGTCTGTGTTTTTGTAATTAACTGGGTTTTCTGGGTGGGAGGTTACATTTGAAGATGCCAAAATAATGGCCTGAGTTTAGTAGTTAGTTACTTGGATATGTAGTTCTGCTCTTTGACAAGAAGTGATATGTACATGATGTTTTGCTTGGCAGCTTTCTCTTCTTGTCTGTAGCTAAAGCAATGTTGTAATTGCTTCAAAGTTTGCTTCTCTATCTGTCTGCTTGTGACAAATCTGAAAACTAGATAGAAGTCTatcaaaaaacaaaagctgaaagttAAATGTACAGCTTTATATAGTCTGGCTTTGTCCTTCAAGAGTTCAGTGTTGATGCTCTGTGGCTTCTCAAATTGATGTTCAGTCTTAAAGGAAGCAATGTGCTTAGCTCATTTGCACAGCAAACCACGTGCTTTTTGGTTCAAAAGATTGTTCGTGAACCTGCGCTGTGTTAAAA
Proteins encoded in this region:
- the PPM1A gene encoding protein phosphatase 1A isoform X2 — encoded protein: MGAFLDKPKMEKHNAQGQGNGLRYGLSSMQGWRVEMEDAHTAVIGLPNGLDGWSFFAVYDGHAGSQVAKYCCEHLLDHITSNQDFKGPDGPPSVESVKSGIRTGFLQIDEHMRVISEKKHGADRSGSTAVGVMISPQHTYFINCGDSRGLLCRNRKVHFFTQDHKPSNPLEKERIQNAGGSVMIQRVNGSLAVSRALGDFDYKCVHGKGPTEQLVSPEPEVYEIERSEDDDQFIILACDGIWDVMGNEELCDFVRSRLEVTDDLEKVCNEIVDTCLYKGSRDNMSVILICFPNAPKVSPEAVKREAELDKYLESRVEEIIKKQGEGVPDLVHVMRTLATESIPNLPPGGELASKRSVIEAVYNRLNPYRNDDTDSASTDDMW
- the PPM1A gene encoding protein phosphatase 1A isoform X1; the protein is MGAFLDKPKMEKHNAQGQGNGLRYGLSSMQGWRVEMEDAHTAVIGLPNGLDGWSFFAVYDGHAGSQVAKYCCEHLLDHITSNQDFKGPDGPPSVESVKSGIRTGFLQIDEHMRVISEKKHGADRSGSTAVGVMISPQHTYFINCGDSRGLLCRNRKVHFFTQDHKPSNPLEKERIQNAGGSVMIQRVNGSLAVSRALGDFDYKCVHGKGPTEQLVSPEPEVYEIERSEDDDQFIILACDGIWDVMGNEELCDFVRSRLEVTDDLEKVCNEIVDTCLYKGSRDNMSVILICFPNAPKVSPEAVKREAELDKYLESRVEEIIKKQGEGVPDLVHVMRTLATESIPNLPPGGELASKRSVIEAVYNRLNPYRNDDTVSILSLTLSFPPPQLF
- the PPM1A gene encoding protein phosphatase 1A isoform X3, whose amino-acid sequence is MGAFLDKPKMEKHNAQGQGNGLRYGLSSMQGWRVEMEDAHTAVIGLPNGLDGWSFFAVYDGHAGSQVAKYCCEHLLDHITSNQDFKGPDGPPSVESVKSGIRTGFLQIDEHMRVISEKKHGADRSGSTAVGVMISPQHTYFINCGDSRGLLCRNRKVHFFTQDHKPSNPLEKERIQNAGGSVMIQRVNGSLAVSRALGDFDYKCVHGKGPTEQLVSPEPEVYEIERSEDDDQFIILACDGIWDVMGNEELCDFVRSRLEVTDDLEKVCNEIVDTCLYKGSRDNMSVILICFPNAPKVSPEAVKREAELDKYLESRVEDGV